The following nucleotide sequence is from Candidatus Eisenbacteria bacterium.
GACGAGCCGGATCCCTCGGCCGGTTTCTCCTCCGCCGCTGGTGCGGGCGCCGCAGGAGCAGGTTCCGCCGCGGGTTCAGGTGCCGCCGCGGGCTTCGGCGGATCGACGGACACCGGCGTCGGAGCGGGCGTCCCCAGAATCGACGAAGCGGGCTGAGGCTCCGGCTTCGCGGCCGGAGCGGCCGGCTGCATCGCCTTCCGCTGCGCCGACGCGGTCGCGGTCTTGGATGCCTCCCTCCGTTGCGCCGCGGCGGTGGCGTCTCGTGAAGCCTGGGTCGCGGTCTTGCGCGGGGTCGCGGCGGGAGCCGTCGGTTTCACGGCCGGCGCCGCCGCCTGAGTCGCAGTGGCGGCGGGCGTCGCCGCGCTCGGCGCGGCTTGCTGCGTCGCGGCGGGCGTGATCGTGGTGTCCGTCGTGGGCGGTGGCACACTCGGCTGAGCCGTGGCCTGCGCCACGACCGGGCGCTCGGCCTCTCCCGGCGTCCTCGCCAGGCTCCACAC
It contains:
- a CDS encoding AlgP family protein → VWSLARTPGEAERPVVAQATAQPSVPPPTTDTTITPAATQQAAPSAATPAATATQAAAPAVKPTAPAATPRKTATQASRDATAAAQRREASKTATASAQRKAMQPAAPAAKPEPQPASSILGTPAPTPVSVDPPKPAAAPEPAAEPAPAAPAPAAEEKPAEGSGSSTP